One window from the genome of [Clostridium] celerecrescens 18A encodes:
- a CDS encoding FadR/GntR family transcriptional regulator, producing the protein MGFAPIENERLSDKVVRVIMEQIKDGTLKPGDKLPNELDLADEFCVSRGILREALTILQARNYICRKPKEGTFVNPNISEVMNVSAGITLKEGTYSDLIEMRVCLEQRTVEKIIETASDEEIEELYDLISETDKKKGARSIDHYFHYRLAELSHNAIFMNFIDSYYDIIDEVVTHTTKNTNRRQEIYKEHCEIIQALKERDKEKAKAAVVSHLENVLQNIKND; encoded by the coding sequence ATGGGTTTTGCTCCAATTGAGAATGAAAGACTATCAGATAAAGTTGTACGGGTTATAATGGAACAGATAAAAGACGGTACTTTAAAACCTGGAGATAAATTACCAAATGAACTCGATTTGGCTGATGAATTCTGCGTAAGCAGAGGAATTCTAAGGGAAGCCCTGACGATATTACAAGCAAGAAATTATATCTGTAGAAAGCCGAAAGAGGGTACATTTGTTAATCCGAATATTTCAGAAGTTATGAATGTTTCTGCGGGAATTACACTAAAAGAAGGTACTTATAGCGATTTAATTGAAATGCGTGTTTGCCTGGAACAAAGGACCGTGGAGAAAATCATTGAAACTGCATCGGATGAAGAGATTGAGGAATTATATGATTTGATTTCAGAAACAGACAAGAAAAAAGGAGCGCGTTCCATCGATCACTATTTTCACTATCGTCTTGCAGAGCTTTCCCATAATGCAATATTTATGAATTTTATTGATTCCTATTATGATATCATTGATGAGGTTGTTACCCATACAACTAAGAATACAAACCGCAGACAGGAAATATATAAGGAACATTGTGAAATAATTCAAGCTCTTAAGGAAAGAGACAAAGAAAAGGCAAAAGCAGCAGTGGTAAGCCATCTTGAAAATGTATTACAAAATATTAAAAACGATTGA
- a CDS encoding extracellular solute-binding protein: protein MKKTISYLLVMGMAVLSLAGCGKKIDSGSNVQSTQDSTNDSSSVTIKAVIKDLSADDEVSVKFLEAVSSGVSKELGREVHLELAPISDGTYSESMSLLLQSGEIPDLMYFQGGDYQFAITQGILEDLTQYVNNSTNIKALMQPYNKERLENYPYLLWLSPDRIKVPVVRQDWFDAAKSSKTLLDNPTTDNYKAFFQELKENNNLKAAYTVPGDIAELDTVFNLAFGVKATWIKEGDKYVYSKVTNAEKEKLAFYAELYKEGLLDNEWLTKKWDTKESAFYNGEVGVVSGTQGSVVNVYNNKMVTQNGENAKLVILPPAKGAAQGYTPGDVSKESRGWAISKYSDHKDVAFAVLEYMAGKEGQLLDKLGYEGEEYNIENNEIVLTDKISEWWPRFHESIANFDAPISSKTPYFSEAALKSLDMVNTYSSFDNAFVIPDEYATNWDASQALYIEFAADVISGNRSIDEFDQFVADWNALGGAEITEYANTILK from the coding sequence ATGAAAAAAACAATATCATATTTATTAGTTATGGGAATGGCAGTACTGTCCCTGGCTGGCTGCGGAAAAAAGATTGATTCCGGATCCAATGTACAAAGCACTCAGGACAGCACGAATGATTCTTCATCTGTAACAATTAAGGCAGTAATAAAGGATTTGTCAGCAGATGATGAAGTTTCTGTAAAATTTCTGGAGGCAGTAAGCAGCGGTGTATCAAAAGAGCTTGGCCGGGAAGTACATTTGGAACTGGCTCCGATCTCTGATGGTACTTATTCAGAAAGCATGAGTCTTTTGCTTCAAAGCGGCGAAATTCCGGATCTGATGTATTTCCAGGGCGGCGATTATCAATTTGCCATTACCCAGGGGATCCTGGAAGACCTGACCCAATATGTGAATAATTCGACGAATATTAAAGCATTAATGCAGCCATATAACAAGGAAAGATTAGAGAACTATCCATATCTCTTGTGGTTGTCACCGGATAGAATAAAGGTTCCGGTTGTGAGACAAGACTGGTTTGATGCAGCAAAATCAAGTAAAACACTTTTGGATAATCCTACTACTGACAATTATAAAGCATTCTTTCAGGAGTTAAAAGAGAACAACAATCTTAAAGCCGCATATACCGTACCCGGAGATATTGCCGAACTGGATACTGTATTTAATCTGGCCTTTGGGGTTAAGGCAACCTGGATAAAAGAAGGTGATAAATATGTTTACAGTAAAGTTACAAATGCAGAAAAAGAAAAATTGGCATTTTATGCAGAGCTTTATAAAGAGGGATTATTGGATAATGAGTGGCTTACAAAAAAATGGGACACAAAAGAAAGTGCCTTTTATAATGGCGAAGTTGGAGTTGTAAGCGGAACCCAGGGCAGTGTCGTTAACGTTTACAATAATAAGATGGTCACACAAAATGGTGAAAATGCAAAGCTAGTTATTCTTCCGCCGGCAAAAGGTGCAGCACAAGGATATACTCCGGGTGATGTCAGTAAAGAATCCCGGGGCTGGGCAATCAGCAAATATTCGGATCATAAGGATGTTGCTTTTGCAGTTTTAGAGTATATGGCCGGTAAGGAAGGTCAGCTTCTTGATAAATTGGGTTACGAAGGTGAAGAATACAATATAGAGAATAATGAAATTGTATTAACCGATAAAATATCGGAGTGGTGGCCTCGCTTCCACGAATCAATTGCAAATTTTGATGCGCCTATATCAAGTAAGACCCCGTATTTCAGCGAAGCAGCCCTTAAATCTTTAGACATGGTCAATACCTACTCTTCTTTTGACAATGCATTTGTTATACCGGATGAATATGCAACAAACTGGGATGCAAGCCAGGCACTTTACATAGAATTTGCAGCGGATGTAATAAGCGGTAACCGTTCCATAGATGAATTCGATCAATTTGTTGCAGATTGGAATGCATTGGGCGGAGCAGAAATTACTGAATACGCGAACACGATACTGAAATAA
- a CDS encoding GNAT family N-acetyltransferase, whose product MELKIIQGNVSEEILDLYVKSFRLKPWNETWTPDMAGMRINDYLQNPMALGYEAHQDGNIVGFLMGYITSYLGVKEFHIQDFVISVDFSRMGLGTKMLSLVQQDVKRRGIVNINLVTLKAPRTEGFYNKNGYETDSNLVFMNKKI is encoded by the coding sequence ATGGAATTAAAAATTATTCAAGGAAATGTTTCAGAAGAAATCTTAGATCTATATGTAAAGTCTTTTCGTTTGAAACCCTGGAATGAAACGTGGACGCCGGATATGGCTGGTATGAGGATAAATGATTATCTACAGAATCCGATGGCTCTGGGATATGAAGCTCATCAAGATGGAAATATAGTTGGTTTTTTAATGGGATACATAACCTCCTATTTAGGGGTTAAAGAATTTCATATACAGGATTTTGTGATTTCTGTAGATTTTAGTAGAATGGGCCTGGGAACCAAAATGCTGTCTTTGGTTCAACAGGATGTGAAAAGAAGAGGGATAGTAAATATTAACTTAGTCACTTTGAAAGCTCCGAGGACTGAAGGATTTTACAATAAAAATGGATATGAAACGGATTCAAATCTTGTGTTTATGAATAAAAAAATATAA
- a CDS encoding ADP-ribosylglycohydrolase family protein, translated as MIPDKYLEKVYSGFLGMNIGIRLGAPVEPTIWTYERILNTYGEITDYVKDFKNFAADDDVNGPVYFLRALYDDAKDGNLKPQDVARAWLNYSREGVGMFWWGGYGISTEHTAYLNLMHGIPAPQSGSVNQNGQLLAEQIGGQIFIDTWGLVNPCRPDKAAEFGQSAASVSHDGEGIYGARFFCACIAHAFQCQDIHEIIQVGLSQIPDHSLYAKVVNAVLDFHRGNDHWRDCYNMLVRDWGYDKYGGVCHMIPNAGVCALSMVYGNGDFARTVEIATMCGWDTDCNAGNVGTVLGVMCGIDGLPDKYRKPINDGIILSGISGSLNNLDVPTYAKEVALLGYRLAEEEAPAPLLDSIKEGEIHFDFELPGSTHNMRLSDSFFCTANHSTDVAYKGNGSLKILVDRMTRGNQCKLYYKPFYRRDEFSDERYMPVFTPTAYPGQTVSMKLYLDQWNGWETLGIAPYVRSVSDKKEHLQGYVKLVQGEWIGVTFTIPEVDGDLIDEVGIVIEGYSIAKAKTLGFLYLDEFSITGKSKYTVKIAKQRKEFGTITPFSVDHGAWGKDGNALSLMRCEPAFAYAGNYFSKDVRVTVPVTPIHGESHLLQIRAQGAMRGYIAGFSEEGKAAVYKNDFGYTKMIETDFAWKHGTTYKLTLEAVGDWITLSVDGEKILEMKDGSFRYGMFGCGSIGMGRTLFGDFEIMEI; from the coding sequence ATGATACCTGATAAATATTTGGAAAAGGTATATTCCGGATTTTTGGGGATGAATATTGGTATTCGTTTAGGGGCTCCCGTGGAGCCCACCATATGGACTTATGAACGTATTCTAAATACATACGGTGAAATTACGGATTATGTAAAGGACTTCAAAAATTTTGCTGCAGATGATGATGTGAATGGGCCGGTGTATTTTCTTCGGGCTTTATATGATGATGCAAAAGACGGTAATTTAAAACCCCAGGATGTTGCCAGGGCATGGCTGAATTATTCCCGTGAGGGTGTTGGCATGTTCTGGTGGGGCGGCTATGGCATCAGTACGGAGCATACGGCTTACTTAAACTTAATGCATGGCATTCCTGCACCCCAGTCCGGATCTGTGAATCAGAATGGTCAATTGCTTGCAGAACAGATCGGAGGCCAGATATTTATTGATACCTGGGGACTGGTGAATCCATGCCGGCCGGACAAAGCAGCGGAATTCGGGCAGAGTGCCGCCAGTGTATCCCATGACGGAGAAGGAATTTATGGTGCCCGTTTTTTCTGTGCATGCATTGCCCATGCCTTCCAATGCCAGGATATCCATGAAATTATTCAAGTAGGGCTATCACAAATCCCTGACCATAGCTTATATGCAAAGGTTGTAAATGCAGTACTTGATTTTCACAGGGGAAATGATCATTGGCGGGATTGTTATAACATGCTGGTACGTGATTGGGGGTATGATAAATACGGCGGTGTCTGCCATATGATACCTAACGCAGGTGTATGTGCATTATCCATGGTATACGGGAATGGAGATTTTGCAAGGACAGTAGAAATTGCCACCATGTGCGGCTGGGATACAGACTGTAATGCAGGCAACGTAGGAACCGTGCTGGGTGTTATGTGTGGGATCGATGGACTGCCGGATAAGTATCGCAAGCCAATAAATGATGGCATAATCCTATCTGGAATTTCCGGTTCTTTGAATAATCTGGATGTACCTACTTACGCGAAAGAGGTTGCTTTGCTGGGTTACAGACTGGCTGAGGAAGAAGCCCCGGCCCCGCTTCTTGATAGTATAAAAGAAGGAGAAATTCATTTTGATTTTGAACTTCCGGGATCTACCCATAATATGCGGTTATCAGATTCATTTTTTTGTACTGCAAACCATTCCACCGATGTAGCATATAAAGGAAACGGTTCCCTAAAGATATTAGTCGATCGGATGACTCGGGGAAATCAGTGTAAGCTGTACTATAAACCTTTTTACCGCCGGGATGAATTTTCTGATGAGCGTTATATGCCAGTGTTTACACCTACGGCATATCCAGGACAGACAGTATCTATGAAGCTTTATCTGGATCAATGGAACGGATGGGAAACACTTGGGATAGCGCCTTATGTTCGTTCTGTGAGTGATAAGAAAGAACATTTACAGGGATATGTGAAACTAGTGCAGGGGGAATGGATCGGCGTGACCTTTACGATACCGGAGGTAGACGGGGATTTAATTGATGAAGTTGGTATCGTAATTGAAGGTTATTCCATTGCAAAGGCCAAAACCCTGGGTTTCCTATACTTAGATGAATTTTCTATTACAGGTAAAAGCAAGTATACTGTTAAAATCGCTAAGCAGCGAAAGGAATTTGGTACAATCACCCCATTTTCTGTTGATCATGGAGCCTGGGGGAAGGACGGAAATGCCCTGTCTCTGATGAGGTGCGAGCCAGCCTTTGCCTATGCCGGTAATTACTTTTCAAAAGATGTAAGGGTGACAGTGCCGGTTACTCCGATCCATGGGGAAAGCCACCTGTTACAGATCCGTGCCCAAGGTGCAATGCGTGGATATATTGCCGGATTTTCAGAAGAGGGGAAAGCAGCAGTATATAAAAATGATTTTGGTTATACAAAAATGATAGAAACTGATTTTGCCTGGAAACATGGTACTACTTATAAGCTTACTCTGGAAGCAGTTGGTGATTGGATTACCCTGTCCGTAGATGGTGAAAAAATATTAGAGATGAAAGATGGCAGCTTCCGGTATGGTATGTTTGGCTGTGGTTCCATTGGTATGGGGAGAACATTATTCGGTGATTTTGAAATTATGGAGATTTAG
- a CDS encoding cache domain-containing sensor histidine kinase, producing MKNNSFFDNLNKKHHSTTVRFFIRSLLVNSLLILIPLLLIGLYSIFRTAKESTLEAEKRASRILNQADDILETFYTHVDNAYLFFASNPRVNLQLKNAFTEKSLSLNSIKSVENISLNFQNLIYTDDYLQNIYVYYKNDYSRIFIPLSAKLISFPPDKEAEILASYHHAGTEDVWMEFSDDPLLYTEYPTPSMTIYRKLYHRTTDVQNGLIIFSFNADRLKSKLQRLMEYENQQVFLIDSGNRLVWPSTSKLTAEALLSLSEQMASEYKQSNVTVVSQDYASYTATYLHSPRSYGFSYLMLTPKDKIYETTISLTSMYIFITMAAIGVACIFAFFKTQHDYKYLSKIISTFSMPKTALKRIQPPSKRISNPFEYILLNVIHLFIEQDYLKVQDSEKTAKLQLSKMQALQHQINPHFLHNTLNSIYWESVKLTGSENRCSQMISYLSAIMRYSLSDPQENVKVQNEIDYLKKYLEIMKLRYVNKFDARFHIAPECSIYPVKKMLLQPLVENAIYHGIKEKKEKGIICISVHRKKDRIYFNIYDTGNGIPGQKLDAIRRDLEQMKRASNQNIGLVNTNSRLVLSYGPDSGLHIKSRSKDFTVIWFSIPVPKETADQFPTDSI from the coding sequence ATGAAAAATAATTCATTTTTTGATAACCTGAATAAAAAGCATCATTCCACTACTGTCCGTTTTTTCATCCGCAGCCTGCTGGTCAACAGCCTGCTAATTTTGATACCGCTTCTTCTCATCGGCTTATACAGTATTTTCCGAACAGCAAAAGAGAGTACTCTTGAAGCTGAAAAAAGGGCTTCCCGTATTTTAAATCAAGCAGATGATATTCTGGAGACATTTTATACCCATGTTGACAACGCATATCTTTTTTTTGCCTCCAATCCCAGGGTGAACTTACAGCTTAAGAATGCGTTTACAGAAAAGTCACTCTCCCTAAATTCCATCAAATCCGTTGAAAATATTTCGCTGAATTTTCAGAATCTGATTTACACGGACGACTATCTCCAGAATATTTATGTTTACTACAAAAATGATTACAGCCGGATTTTTATTCCCTTAAGTGCAAAACTGATTTCCTTCCCCCCGGATAAGGAAGCTGAAATTCTGGCTTCCTACCATCATGCCGGAACAGAAGACGTATGGATGGAGTTCTCCGACGACCCGCTGCTGTATACCGAATATCCCACTCCCAGCATGACCATTTACAGAAAGCTGTACCACAGGACCACGGATGTACAGAATGGCCTGATCATTTTCAGTTTCAATGCGGACCGGTTAAAAAGTAAGCTGCAGCGGCTGATGGAATACGAAAATCAGCAAGTTTTCTTAATTGACTCTGGCAACCGGCTTGTCTGGCCTTCCACCAGTAAACTTACAGCAGAAGCGCTCCTGTCCCTTTCAGAGCAAATGGCATCCGAATACAAACAGAGCAATGTTACGGTCGTAAGCCAGGATTATGCCTCTTATACCGCAACCTATCTGCATTCCCCCCGTTCCTATGGATTCTCCTATTTAATGCTGACTCCTAAGGATAAAATCTACGAAACTACCATAAGTCTGACCAGCATGTATATTTTCATCACAATGGCAGCCATTGGGGTAGCCTGTATTTTTGCATTCTTTAAAACCCAGCATGATTACAAGTACTTAAGTAAAATTATCAGCACTTTCAGCATGCCGAAGACGGCTCTAAAAAGAATACAGCCGCCTTCAAAAAGGATCTCCAATCCCTTTGAATACATTTTGCTGAATGTAATCCACCTCTTCATCGAGCAGGATTATTTAAAGGTGCAGGATTCAGAAAAAACTGCCAAGCTTCAGTTATCCAAAATGCAGGCACTGCAACACCAGATCAATCCCCACTTTCTTCATAATACGTTAAACAGCATTTACTGGGAGTCGGTGAAGCTGACCGGCTCAGAAAACCGGTGCAGTCAGATGATATCCTATCTCTCTGCAATTATGCGTTATTCGCTCAGCGATCCTCAGGAGAATGTAAAAGTTCAGAATGAAATCGACTATCTCAAAAAGTATCTTGAAATTATGAAGCTTCGCTATGTGAATAAATTTGATGCCAGATTCCATATTGCCCCGGAATGCTCCATCTACCCCGTCAAGAAGATGCTGCTGCAGCCTCTTGTTGAAAATGCAATATATCATGGTATTAAAGAGAAGAAAGAAAAAGGGATCATTTGTATCTCTGTACACAGGAAAAAGGATCGAATCTATTTCAATATCTATGATACAGGAAATGGAATTCCCGGCCAAAAGCTTGACGCCATCAGACGTGATCTGGAACAGATGAAACGGGCTTCCAACCAGAACATCGGGTTGGTGAACACAAATTCCAGATTGGTTTTATCCTACGGGCCAGACTCTGGTCTGCATATTAAAAGTCGAAGCAAAGACTTTACTGTAATCTGGTTTTCTATTCCTGTTCCAAAAGAAACTGCGGATCAGTTCCCTACGGACTCCATATAG
- a CDS encoding ADP-ribosylglycohydrolase family protein produces MMLTREYLIQNKEVALDKAIGSLGGLAIGDSFGDAARSPENQRDYGITTDFNKGSSWSTDDTEFALLTAETMIKAGGDFTSEDVVTMWLRHVATEDELKRGGVSEVEACNNLRRGMRPPESGRFNAYYLSDGAAMRSGPIGILCAGDPERAARLAEIDASVSHHMDGVWGAQAVAVAVSLAMVDASMDEILDAVLKTAPKGSWFRETLLRAFQIVDDAKGDIADAWMPLHYELFSTHRSTVAEALPEVFGCLKLEHSSFKSGLILAGNFGRDADTIGAVAGAVLGAKYGAKGIPEKWLQKTRYPSGTCLGFTKGIDIFDRAAKLAALIK; encoded by the coding sequence ATGATGTTAACAAGAGAATATCTGATTCAAAATAAAGAAGTTGCACTGGATAAAGCAATCGGTTCACTCGGTGGTTTAGCGATCGGTGACTCCTTCGGTGATGCAGCAAGAAGCCCAGAAAACCAAAGAGATTATGGAATAACTACGGATTTTAATAAAGGTTCTTCCTGGAGTACGGATGATACGGAATTTGCCCTTTTGACGGCTGAAACTATGATTAAAGCCGGTGGTGATTTTACTTCGGAAGATGTAGTAACTATGTGGTTAAGACATGTGGCAACAGAAGATGAGCTGAAACGTGGCGGTGTCAGCGAAGTGGAAGCATGCAATAATCTGCGGAGAGGCATGCGTCCGCCGGAATCAGGAAGATTCAATGCTTACTATTTAAGCGATGGAGCTGCTATGAGAAGCGGTCCGATTGGTATCTTATGTGCAGGTGATCCGGAAAGAGCAGCCAGACTGGCGGAAATTGATGCCAGCGTAAGCCATCATATGGATGGTGTCTGGGGAGCACAGGCTGTTGCCGTTGCAGTATCCCTGGCAATGGTTGATGCTTCCATGGACGAAATATTAGACGCTGTTTTAAAAACAGCACCAAAAGGATCCTGGTTCAGGGAAACATTATTACGTGCCTTTCAAATTGTAGATGATGCAAAAGGTGATATTGCAGATGCCTGGATGCCACTGCATTATGAATTATTTTCCACGCACCGTTCTACGGTGGCGGAGGCATTGCCGGAAGTATTTGGATGCTTGAAATTAGAGCATAGCAGTTTTAAGTCAGGATTAATTCTCGCCGGTAATTTTGGACGGGATGCAGATACCATTGGAGCTGTAGCAGGAGCTGTTCTCGGAGCAAAATACGGTGCAAAAGGCATACCGGAGAAGTGGCTGCAAAAAACCAGATATCCATCCGGAACCTGTTTAGGCTTTACAAAAGGTATTGATATCTTTGACCGAGCAGCCAAATTAGCAGCCTTAATTAAATAA
- a CDS encoding YitT family protein, producing MKKGRIALEILTIMLGNFIYAVGIVFFIMPSGLITGGTTGIAIAVNHYTKIPISSIVLAFNVIMFMIGLFVLGKKFALTTLISTLFFPLSLEVLQKLSVNFAITDDIFLCTIFGGVCIGSAIALVIRVGASTGGMSIPPLILNKYMHIPVSVSLYVGDCIILALQVAFSDKNKILYGIILVMIYSIVLDKLLILGTNKIQIKVISGKSPEIKDAIISKFDRGVTLLHSKSGYLEREMDILLTVISNNDLSKFEKLIHEIDGEAFVIISHVNEVRGRGFSIGKRYL from the coding sequence ATGAAAAAAGGAAGAATAGCACTGGAAATTTTGACGATCATGTTAGGAAATTTTATTTATGCAGTAGGAATTGTATTTTTTATTATGCCTTCCGGTTTGATTACCGGAGGAACCACAGGCATTGCTATTGCCGTTAATCATTATACAAAGATACCTATATCAAGTATTGTATTAGCTTTTAATGTAATTATGTTTATGATCGGTTTGTTCGTATTGGGAAAAAAATTCGCATTAACTACACTGATTAGTACATTATTCTTTCCATTATCTTTGGAAGTATTGCAAAAATTGTCCGTAAATTTTGCAATTACAGATGATATATTTTTATGTACAATTTTTGGTGGTGTTTGTATAGGAAGTGCGATTGCACTTGTTATCAGAGTCGGGGCGAGTACCGGAGGTATGAGTATACCACCATTGATATTGAACAAATATATGCATATTCCTGTATCTGTCAGTTTATACGTAGGCGACTGCATCATACTTGCTCTGCAGGTAGCTTTTAGTGATAAAAATAAAATTCTTTATGGTATTATTTTAGTTATGATTTATTCCATCGTTTTAGATAAACTTCTTATACTAGGTACGAATAAAATACAGATAAAAGTAATAAGCGGCAAATCTCCGGAGATAAAAGATGCAATAATTTCGAAATTTGATAGAGGAGTTACACTTTTGCATAGTAAATCAGGATATCTGGAAAGAGAGATGGATATTTTACTAACTGTTATTTCTAATAATGATTTATCTAAATTTGAAAAGCTGATTCATGAAATAGACGGCGAGGCATTTGTTATTATTAGCCATGTTAATGAGGTAAGAGGCAGAGGATTTAGTATAGGAAAAAGATATTTATAA